A single Brassica rapa cultivar Chiifu-401-42 chromosome A04, CAAS_Brap_v3.01, whole genome shotgun sequence DNA region contains:
- the LOC117133447 gene encoding glutathione S-transferase T2-like, whose product MDPTNPYTHYNSSFVDLLSSQQDPFCSEGLSQPPATSTFGDDTPTERKERKKWTPTEDVVLISSWLNTSKDPVVGNEQKAGAFWKRIAAYYAASPKVANSEKREAIQCKQRWQKINDLVSKFCGSYEAATRQKTSGQNDGDVVKLAHEIFYNDHKIKFNLHHAWEELRNDQKWCELATSKLDGSSKKRRCEDGAQSESSHGTINLDDPPTKRPVGVKAAKGGSSKRSMEDGKGFTAFQNMWALKDKDLERKEKLKRMCLIDRLLAKTEPLSEEEEALKKKLIREMLATQL is encoded by the coding sequence ATGGATCCTACAAATCCATATACTCATTACAACTCGAGCTTTGTTGATCTTTTGAGCAGTCAACAAGACCCGTTTTGTTCTGAGGGTTTATCACAGCCCCCTGCAACTTCAACCTTTGGTGATGACACACCTACCGAGCGCAAAGAAAGGAAGAAATGGACTCCCACAGAGGACGTAGTGCTCATAAGCTCATGGTTGAATACAAGCAAGGATCCTGTGGTTGGCAATGAGCAAAAGGCGGGAGCATTCTGGAAACGGATAGCAGCTTACTATGCAGCCTCACCAAAGGTCGCAAACAGTGAAAAGCGAGAGGCTATTCAGTGTAAGCAAAGGTGGCAGAAGATTAACGACCTTGTTTCCAAGTTTTGTGGCTCATATGAGGCGGCAACAAGACAAAAAACAAGTGGGCAGAACGACGGTGATGTTGTTAAGCTTGCCCACGAAATCTTTTATAACGATCACAAGATCAAATTCAACCTTCACCACGCTTGGGAGGAGTTGCGCAACGACCAGAAATGGTGTGAACTTGCAACTTCTAAGCTTGATGGTAGCTCTAAAAAGAGAAGGTGTGAGGATGGTGCACAATCTGAAAGCTCGCACGGAACTATCAATCTAGATGATCCACCAACCAAACGACCTGTTGGTGTTAAGGCAGCTAAAGGAGGAAGTAGTAAGAGAAGTATGGAGGATGGCAAGGGTTTCACCGCATTTCAAAACATGTGGGCTCTGAAAGACAAAGACTTGGAACGCAAGGAAAAACTGAAACGGATGTGTCTGATAGACAGACTCCTTGCGAAAACAGAGCCAttatctgaagaagaagaagctctaAAGAAGAAGTTGATCAGAGAGATGTTGGCTACTCAGCTCTAA